In one Sphingobacterium daejeonense genomic region, the following are encoded:
- a CDS encoding D-alanine--D-alanine ligase, whose amino-acid sequence MKTKVALITGGYTGEAEISYKSSAFVYSQIDKEKYDVFLIDITPQSWGYIDQDNQKHEIDRQDFSLNINNEKIHFDVAFIILHGTPGEDGRLQGYFDMIGLPYTSCGALTSSLTMNKGYTKAIIQDIDQLNVAQSVLLFDIDRPKASEVVKNKLSLPLFVKPNAGGSSIGMNKVNTWEELPKALDDAYDAEGTGKQVLVEEFVKGREFSQGIYRDSKGELQVLPATEVITTREFFDFEAKYTPGLTQEITPAEINADQKNRADEIIKEIYIRLNCKGMVRVDFFLQNETDKFYFIEINTIPGQTPQSFIPQQVKASGRTATEFYGELIEAALIS is encoded by the coding sequence AGTAGCATTAATTACTGGAGGATACACCGGAGAGGCTGAAATTTCTTATAAAAGTTCGGCATTTGTGTACTCGCAAATTGATAAAGAAAAATATGATGTTTTCCTTATCGATATTACTCCACAAAGCTGGGGGTATATTGATCAGGACAATCAAAAACATGAAATTGACCGTCAAGACTTTTCATTGAACATCAATAATGAAAAGATACATTTCGATGTGGCATTTATCATTCTTCATGGAACTCCAGGAGAAGATGGAAGGCTGCAAGGATATTTTGATATGATTGGATTGCCATATACATCCTGCGGAGCCCTTACTTCTTCATTAACGATGAATAAAGGTTATACCAAAGCTATTATCCAGGATATTGATCAATTAAATGTAGCACAGTCGGTGCTTTTATTTGACATTGATAGGCCAAAAGCTTCCGAAGTTGTGAAAAACAAACTCTCATTGCCCTTATTTGTAAAGCCTAATGCTGGTGGAAGTAGTATCGGTATGAATAAAGTAAATACTTGGGAAGAACTGCCCAAAGCATTGGACGATGCCTATGACGCAGAAGGAACAGGAAAGCAGGTGCTTGTAGAGGAATTTGTAAAAGGTAGAGAATTCTCCCAAGGCATCTATAGGGACTCCAAAGGTGAATTGCAGGTATTGCCAGCAACAGAGGTTATCACCACCCGTGAATTTTTCGACTTTGAAGCAAAATATACGCCTGGGTTAACTCAAGAAATTACTCCTGCAGAAATAAATGCTGACCAAAAAAATAGAGCCGACGAAATCATTAAGGAAATTTATATCCGCTTGAATTGTAAAGGAATGGTACGGGTAGATTTTTTCCTTCAAAATGAAACTGATAAATTCTATTTTATCGAAATCAACACAATCCCAGGACAAACACCACAGAGCTTTATCCCTCAACAAGTCAAAGCATCCGGAAGAACAGCAACAGAATTCTACGGTGAACTGATCGAAGCAGCTCTAATATCCTAA